The region TACTGGAGAGTTGGGGGCGCTCTAACCGGTGGGCAGCGGCTCGATTACGACGGGGGCGCTTGCTTCTGAGATGCAATCCTTCTTCACAATACACCCTATACACCCTTTTGTGGTTGTCACGCCAACCCTCCCGGCGCAGCAGCACATAAATCCGCTGATAACCGTACCGAACCCTTACCTGGGCAATTTCTTTGATTCGTTTCCGGATCACGGAGTCATCTCGACGACGAGATTTAAACTGCAAGGAGGATCGACGGAACTGAATCACAGCGCATGCACGACGTGCTGAAACGCGATAGTTTTCCATTAAACTTGAGGCCAGTTTTCTTAGCTGAACTGGCCTTAAAGCTTTTTTTTGAGCACATCCTGAAGCATTTGTTTGTCCAAGCTTAGGTCGGCCACTAGCTGTTTCAGCTGACGGTTTTCCTCTTCCAACTGGCGTAATCGGTGCAATTCGGCAACACCTAATCCGCCATACTTCTTCTTCCAATTGTAAAAGGTAGCCTCACTAATACCCATTTTGCGGCATACTTCAGCTACAGCCACTCCAGTCTCAGATTGTTTGAGAGCAAAAACGATTTGTGCTTCGGTGAACTTCGTTTTCTTCATGACGATTTGTTTGATTTAAGTTAATTCAAATCGCCCGATTTCTCTACTTTACACTGGAACGCTTTTCTGGGGGGACGTCAATTACACTGCTAAGATTAAGCAAGGCCGTTTTAGCTTTGAAGGGAAATTAGCCTATCCTACTGGTTTTGTTATCGCTTTTTTTCCAAATTATGTATCAAGCCCTTTTATTCTTGAGCCAGGAAGCCAGTCAATCGCCTGTCAAGCAGATTCTAACCGGGAAATTCCGTCGATTGCCAACAGAAGTATGCGCGAATTAGCCACGGCACCTGTCAACTTCTTTTCGAGATTTATCTTATCAAGTAAACAGCGAAGCTCTTTATTAAACTATGTTAAACAGCATCCTGATTCCTATGTCGGACTTTGGGAAACCGTGCGACAACTAAATGAAGGCTATGCCCCCATTTTGGATTCAATTTATACAGCCTTTTCAATGTCTCTTCAACGTACGTACGTAGGAAAGGTAATGGCTCAACGCCTGGCTTCATCTAAATCCACAGCCATTGGGCAGGTATTTCCCAGGTTAAGTCTGATAGACACAAACAAAAATCCAGTGGTCATTCCGGCCCGGCGAAAAGCGACTTATACACTCATTGATTTCTGGTATGCTCGTTGCACGGCTTGCCTGGAAGAATTTCCCAGTCTAACCGTGTTATTTGACAGGTATCAAACCAAAGGCTTTGATATTGCGGGTATTTCTATTGACAAATCAGTGGATATAGCGCTTTGGAAAAGCACTATAAAGAAGCGGGAGCTTAACTGGAGTCAGTATCTAGACGTAGCTGGTAAAGTCACACTCACTCAACTATCCATTGGCTACTTCCCATCAAACTTCTTGCTCGATGAAAAAGGCATTATTATTAAGAAGAATATTAATCCGAAGGAACTGAGTGAATTTTTATTGAAAAACTTGTAATTGCCGACGCGAGCGTGTTGTGTTTGAGCTGGCACCGCAGCCGTAGACAGTCGGCTATCAGACCCAACACTAAGGTGATTGTCATAGGTGAATTTGCCTTTGGTAACTGGAACGGGAAAACAGGTCAGAGTTAAGTATCAAGTTTGATTTTTCAACAGACGAGCCATGATAAGAATGGTATTTGACGGATGGGAAGACGGGTTTAGTAAGATGTCGTCCACCAAATTATTTCAAGAATATTTTGGGTTAGGTCTCAAACAGGCTAAGGGAAAAACAGATGATTTATTAGATGGGAAATCATTTGGTTTATCGGTAGAGTACCTTGAAGATCCTCGAAGTGCGCTTAACGCTTTTTTGCAAATTGGAGCTCTCTGTCACCTTGAATAGTATTAGACCAGCATAAAGGCAACCATACAACATAGAAAATGTACTTTTTCAGAGTCAACTTACTAATCCGATTACCCCGTTTTCAGAAACTCCAAAGGGAATGGCAGCCCATCGCTTCTACCGTTTGCTCCGAATTCAATACTGCCTTTAGGGAGAATAAAGTCAAATTGAAAGGTTCAGGGTTTTATACAATAGAGCTTACTCCTAACGAGTACTTCATTAACGATATTTTACCCGTGAATCCTTTGGGGTCGTCTGTTTGGACATACTCGAAGTACATTTCTATAAGTCAGTTCGAAAGCATTGATAAAGCTAGCATGAGGCTTTTCTTAATTGAAGAAACGTACAACGCTTTGATAAAGCTGCTGGCTGTTAGACAATTACCGAATAATCTCTTTTTCGATACACTCAAAACGATAAATAGAGATTCCGATATTACGTCGATGATCTTTAAATGATTTCCTTACGTGGTCTGGATTGTGAAACTATTCTGGAAAAAGTGTGAATAGACACCCTTTTTATAAATGTACAAAGTTGTGGAATTTAGTCTTCCTGGCTGTTAGGTTAGGGGGACGGTTGGATCTCCTGCCATCATAGTGCTTTTCGTTGCCAATCCAGCTTCTCTTCTTCCAATCGCTTTACCTGTTCGGTGATTTCCTCCGGCGATACATACAAGCGGGCGATTTTGTCTTTGTAACTCTGAGGGAGTTCGGCGTGGTCGAGAATGAACCGCTTGGTTTCGATGAGGTACTTGCCCAATCCGTGCCGAACGGCGTGGGCATCGGCAATGCGCTCCACCTTTTTTACGTAATCGGCCGAAAAGACATAACCCAACCCAAACCCGACCATATCCAGATTGGTGCGGCTTTCGTAGTCCATAATATGCCCCAACTCATGACCGATCCAGCCAATCATAATGGCCTCGGGGAGTTGATGAATCGGAATGGCCGTGTGTGTCAGCTTGAATGTTGAACTGATGTTGATGCGGTACGCTCTGGATTTTCGGCTAGCCAGTATGGTGCTGAACACGGGCTGTGCCTGCATCACCGACGATTTTATCGACTGCTTGAACACGAACTGGATGGACGTTTCGACCAGTTCCGGGTAGAAGGAGAGTGCCGTCAGAACACTGTGTTCGAGGATCGACGGTATCGTTTTGTTCGTGCGAAACCGGGCCAGTTCTGGCGGGATTTCGTGCGTCAGGCTATTGATTCCAGGTGTCGACATAAGAAAAAGGGTTTACTGTACCTGTATTCTTAACGCGCTGGGAGAGGATTGGTTTGGGAAACGTAGTGCCGACCGTCGATGCGTCGAACCGTCCCAGTCGGGTGTGTAGTAATTTACATTCACGCCCGACCGGGGCGGTTCGACGCATCGACAGTTGGTACTACTTCTCGCCCGACAGCGGCACCATCTGCGCCGAGAGGTTTGGGGTTGCCATGTCTTTGTCGAAGGGGAAAATTGGTCGCTTAATACGCTTGAAGGGTAGTCGGGCCAAATCCTGATTGACGCCCCCCGGCGTCAGGGCCATAATCCAGCCCTGCTGCATGGCGTAAAGCTCCGGTTCGAGGTAGCCGATTTTTACCACCACAATGTCGGCGTCGCGGGGTTTGAGCCCCAGCCGGGTAAAGTCGATTTCCTTATGATAAGGCTTACGTTTCTGCGTAACGATCACGTGTACGCTGCCCACTTTCACCACTACCTCGACTTCCGCGTCTTTGTCGCCCTTGACAATCGATTCGACAGTGCCTTTGAGTCTGACGGGGGGCGCAAAGCGAGAATCGACCCGCGCACCGGCCACTCCGTCGACCTGACCGCCTACCCCAGCGGTCATTGCTTTTTTGACCAGTTCCGGGTCGGGGATAGATGCATAGATCAGCGATGGGCCATCAGCCTTTTTAAACTCCGGCCGGGCCAGCAGCTGCGTAAGTGTCCAGGTTACATCGCCTGCGCCACCGGCCGTTGGGTTGTCGCCTGTATCGCTGATGAAAAAGGGGTGCTTCTTGCTGGCGAATGCATCCGACAGGCTTTTTTCCAGCGTGCCGGTTGGCGCTACGAAGTCGAACTGATTCCGGACGTTCCAGAAATCGAGGGCCAGTTTCTCGGCGGTTTCGGTCACTTTAGCCTTATCGTCGCCGGTAACCATCACCACGGCATGGTTACGGGGTTCATCGGCCCAGGCATAGCCAATCCAGATGGCGGCATCGACAATACCCTCCCGGTGGTCGGCTAGGGGCTCCACCTGTTTGTAGAGACTCTTGCCGGGCTCGATGCGCGTGCTCGTTTTTTCGCCGGGGAGCAGGATCGGAACGGGAATCCAGGCTTTGTAAGCCGGTTTGCCCTTGCCGCTTTTGATGCGGTCGAGCAGGTTGACAACGGCCCGCTCTTTGGTCTGCATGGCATCTTCGTGTGGGGCCATCCGGTAGCAGGTGATCAGATCGGAGTTCTGCGCCAGTCGCCAGGATACGTTACCGTGCAGATCCATTGACGTAGATACAAGAGTCTTATAGCCGATGACCTTTCGGATACGGGCCAGAAAATCACCTTCGGGGTCGTCCAGACCCACCACGCTCATGGCCCCGTGAATATCGAAATAAAGGCCGTCGTAAGGACCGTATTTTTTCAGCGAATCCAGCGTTTTGTTGACCAGCGACTCATAAGCCTCGCGGGTGACGGCCCCACCCGGTAACGACTTACCGACGATGGTAGGGAGCCACATCGCCTGTTTGCGCAGGGGCGACACAGGCATCATGAACGGGTACGCGTTGAACACCTCTGGCCCATAGCGGGCATGGAAGGCTTCTTCGGTGGTTATGGCCGGCGAGAAGGTGCTGGATTCGATGCCCAGACCCGCTATGGCAATACGGGGTAAAGTCGTTGATGCTGGTTGCGTGGCTGATTGCGAAAGGCCACAACTTAAAGTGAAAAGCCAGGCCGTAAGCCCTAAGACGATGTGTTTCATGTCCACAAGTTAAGCCATTCAGGAAAGCAGGCCAACAATTGATTGTTTTTTGGGGAAAGTGGCTTCCTGCCGGATTCGTTGCCTGCGTAACGGCCACTCGGTGTTTACCCGTACCGTTCCCTAATAAGCTACCTGCCTGTCTGCTACCGGCAAACCTGTCAACACAATTAGGGTTACACTCAAAGCCTTGTCGAGACCGGCGTCAGCCTCTGCCAGACCGGGCATGATTGACTTGACAATAACCCGTTTATGGAACAGACCCGCGACAGCATTACGGATATCTGGGGTGAGCGTACCCCGCATTTTGGCGACTGGCCCGTTCGGGTCGACCGCCGGACTACCGCCGAACCCGATCACTGGGTTCAGTCGGCCTGTGTCCTTTGCTCAAACGGCTGCGGCCTGGAAATCGGAGTCAAAGACGGCTGTATCGTGGGTGTTCGCGGTCTGGACCGGGACCCCGTCAACCATGGGCGGCTGGGGCCTAAAGGCCTGCACGGCTGGGAGGCCAACCACAGCCCTGACCGGCTGACGAAACCGCTTATTCGACGGAATGGCGTGCTGGAAGAAGCAAGCTGGGACGAGGCTATGAACCTGATTGTGGAGCGGTCGCAGGCTATTATTCAGAAGCATACCAGCCTGGCGATGGGCTTTTATACGTCCGGGCAGTTGTTTCTGGAGGAGTATTACACCCTGGCCGTACTTGGGAAAGCGGGCCTGAGTACACCCCATATGGATGGTAATACCCGCTTGTGTACGGCCACGGCAGCGGCTGCCCTCAAGCAGTCGTTCGGCTCCGACGGGCAGCCCGGTTCCTATATCGACCTCGATACGACTGATACCATCCTGCACGTTGGCCATAATATAGCCTCGCAGCATACCGTGCTCTGGATGCGGATTCTGGATCGGCTGGCCGGACCTAATCCGCCCAAACTCATTGTCATTGACCCGCGCAGAACGTTCACGGCCGAGAAAGCCCATATTCACTTAGCCCCCCGCGTTGGTACTAATGTGCCGGTGCTGAACGGGCTGCTGCATTTGCTCATTGAAGCCGGGCAAATCGACCAGACCTACATCGACGCGCATACCGTTGGTTTCGATGAGTTGAAAAAAACGGTAGCATCCTGGACGCCCGACCGGGTTGAAGCCCTAACCGGTGTTCCCGCCGATCAACTGCGGGAAGCCGCTCAGTTGCTGGGGTCTACCAAAACGCTGGTGAGCAGCGCCTTGCAGGGTGTATATCAATCCATGCAGGCAACGGCAGCGGCCGTTCAGGTAAACAATATCCACCTGATTCGCGGGCTGATTGGTCGGCCGGGCTGCGGTATATACCAGATGAATGGACAGCCAACGGCCCAGAACACCCGAGAAACCGGTGCCGACGGCGATATGCCTGGTTTTCGGAACTCGGGTAATCCCGAACACATGGATCAGCTGGCCCGGCTCTGGAACGTAGATGTGCGCAATATTCCCCATTGGTCGCCCCCGACGCACGCCATGCAAATCTGGCGGTATGCCGAACAGGGCTCCATCAAGTTTATGTGGATCAGTGCCACCAACCCGGCGGTGTCCATGCCCGAACTGGCCCGTATTCGCCGGATTTTGCAGAAAGAAGACTTGTTCATTGTGGTGCAGGATGCGTTTATGACCGAAACCGCCCGCTATGCCGATGTGGTTTTGCCAGCTGCCCTTTGGGGAGAGAAAACGGGCTGCATGACTAACGTTGACCGTACTGTTCACCTGACCCAGAAGGCCATCGAACCACCCGGCGAAGCAAAGTCGGATCTGGAAATTTTTGTGGATTATTCACGGCGAATGGATTTTCGGGACAAAGACGGTGCGCCACTAATTAAGTGGAATACGGCCGAAGGGGCTTTTGCCGCCTGGAAAGAATGCACCCGTGGCCGTCCCTGCGATTATACCGGCATGTCGTACGAAAAACTGCGCCGGGGCGGGATTCAATGGCCCTGCAACGACGAGCATCCCGACGGTACATCGCACCTGTATACCGACGGCGTTTTTCACACCAGTGCCGATGACTGCGAAGCTTATGGCTTCGACATGACGACCGGCGGGGCCGTTACTCCGGAGGAATACAAGGCCAACGACCCCAAAGGGAAAGCGTTTATACGCGCCATCGACTACGAGCCCCCTCACGAAGAACCCGATCAGGACTACCCCCTTTGGCTAACGACGGGGCGACTGGTGTACCATTTTCATACCCGTACCAAAACGTCCCGGTCCAGAGCGCTGCACGAGGCTGCACCTGATTCGTTTATTCAGATTGCCCGCGAAGATGCCGACCGCTATGGCATAGCGGAAGGTGATCTGATCGAGGTGGAGTCGCGCCGGGGCCGGGTGATCGAACCCGCCCGCATTGGCGATATTGAGCCGGGGCTGGTGTTTATCCCGTTTCACTACGGCTACTGGGACGACCCCAAACGAAGTCGGGCTGCCAACGAGCTCACCCTCACCGAGTGGGACCCCGTTAGTAAGCAACCTCACTTTAAGTACGCAGCCGTCCGCATTCGGAAAGCCAGCGCGGCCGACGAACGTGAGTTGGTTGCCGATCAGGCCGGACTGTTCCCGGAAACGGGTACCAATACCTTAAACAAGTAGACGTCATGCATGTAGGAAATTACATTGGTCTTGTTCAGAGTAGTGAACAGCAGTTGGCGAAGGCATTTGCGCAGGTGGCCGACCATCATGGCGATGAGCCGGATATTTACCAGGTGTGCCAAACCCTGAGCGGTTGGTCGCAGCGGCACGTAACGGACTTGCAGCCGCTGGTTGACCGGTATGCGGCTACCAAAAACGATGAGCCGGACCGATTGTCGCAGACGCTCTTTGAGGAGCCGCGTTCGGGAGGTCTGGCCTTGTTGCGCGATCTGCACGATTTGTACCTGTTGGCCAGCGAAGTGGAGCTATGCTGGGTGGTGCTGTTGCAGGCGGCCCGTGGCCTGCGCGATCAGGAGCTGGAATCCCGTTGCCAGGAGTTCGACAAAACCACGAAACGACAGATAACCTGGCTGATGACCCGTATTAAACAAGCCGCCCCCCAAACGCTGATCGTGGCTGATTAATGAGCCGCTTCGTACAAGAGCTAGCAGCCGGACCAGGTGGTAGAACGCTGTCTAGTCCGGTTGCTGTTGCTGACTGAACGACCGGGCTATCTGTGCACCTAGTCCTAAAAACGTAAGGCCCCAGGCAATAAGCGCCACGTACAAACAGGCGTGTGAAATGGGGCGCAAAAAGGGCATGCGTAGGGCTTCCGATAGTCGCCAGGTACAGACCATGTACATACCCAGTGGAAAAACGAGGCTCCAGTAAGGCGGGCTGTAGGTAAGCGGCACATTTTTGACCCCATGCCGCCAGATTTCGAGCAGAATAATCAACGGAATCCACCAGGTAGCCGTGGACCAGGCCAGGATACTTATGCCTTTGATGAAGGGCAGCACATCGGCCAGTCCCGTGCCGACCGTGGTTTGGATGGTTTCGGTCAGGGTAGCTCCAGCCAGTGTTGTAATGGCCACGGCCCCCATGTCAATCCAGTAAGGCGGGGTGAAATTTTCGGCCTTTTCGGGCATAAACAGGAGCCGATACAGAATAAGCGTGACGAAAATGAGGTAAAAAAGAAACCCTACCAGGAACGCGCATACCGTGCTGAACAAACCAATAGTAGCTGAGTAGGGGAGATGGGGCGTTAACAGCGTGCCCAGCACTGCCAGCGACTGTATTGAAACAACCAGAAGCAGCCAGGTGCCGTTGAGTCCTTTCTCCAGCGTCGGTTTTTCGGATGCGACGATTGTGCCGACGAAAAATGTATATACAACAAGTAGCCACACTGCAACTGCGAAAACCAGCAGCAGCAGTGCCCGGTCATTGTTCTGTTCCAGCAGTTTATATTGAACGCCCAGCACAGCGGAACCAGCCACAATTGTAAAGAAAACGGGGCCTTTGTCATGCGATGTTAACTCAGCAAGGAGGGCCGGGAAAAAGAAAAGCAGTCGTCCGGCCAGGAGAATCAGCAGGCAAACGTACACCACCTTGTTCAACCAGAACAAAGGGATACTGATCGTTTCCAGACCCGCCAGGTGCGCCCCGATGGACACAATACCCGTTGCCATGATGAACGAAAAATAAACCGGCGGCAGGGACTGCGTCAGTTGCTGTAATCGGGATGAACGCATAGGCGGAGAGTCCGGCGGTTGACGGGACTCTCTGTCAACAAAAAATACCTGTGGGCCAGTGGATGAAACGGCTGGTTTTTCGGGAACGGCCTGCTGCTAAACTCGACTACTTCCTGCACGGTTATGCTTTGACAGGCTAAAGCGGGGTAGTTTGTAGATGGCTACTCAACTGATTCAGTAAACGGAGCCGTTGTGCATAGCAATCGTACGTCGCCCCGAATATCCATCAGAAAGCCGTGAACGTTGATGGCCAGATCGTGTTTCAAATCCGGTTCATCAAGGTCTTTGTGTGGTTTGGTAGTATGTTTTTTCAGGTATTCGACCAGTCTGTCTGAGAGCCGTTGCGCGTATTTTTTATGATCATTGTATTCCTTGTCATAGCCATGCTCCTCGTAGTCGCCCAGGTTATCTTTCAAAAATGCTTTGTAAGCTCCGCAGTTCCGGTGTTCGAGAATGTAAATATCCTTGATGTTATGCAACTGAATGGCTAGATCAACGTGCTGAAGCAGACCGGTTTCCCATCCTTTATAGGCCTCAATATTTTTTAGTTCATCCTCTTCCGTTGCCGAAGCAGTTAACGCCCCAATGGAAGCTCCGGCCATAATGTACTGATCGTAGCGGTTGATCAGGTTTTCGTACTCCATAAAATGGATGATGTTATCCAGTAGTCTTAAGTCCATACAACTGATAAGCAGTACGTTATGGAGCGGCACCTTGTAGCCAGTTGGGTAGTTTCTTGTCGACATAATGCAAGTATAAACGTATACATGTGCGCCGGGCTGGTTGTCTGTTACAAGCGGCCCGTTCTGTTTCTAAACCGGGAACTGAGGGAGATGTTTCTCGAAACTGATCTTATGGTAAGTAGCGGATAGCCTGCTCACAAACGAGCGTAAATGTGGGTTGTCGTGGCGTAAAACTGGCCGAAGAACGTAAACATCTGGGCAAAACCAGGGGTTTATCCAGTGACTAAAAAACTTCAACGAATGAAAACGATCAATTCTGTAGCGATAACTCTCTTTGCCTTTGCCGTTCTGGTTGGCTGTACACCGAAGATGAATTTTGTTAACTCCACGATTGCCCCGGCCGCTACCGGAACGATAAACGTGAAGAAAGACAAAAACAATAATTATAAAGTGACAGTAAGCGTGCTTAATCTGGCCGAGTCGAAAAAGCTCTCGCCTGCTAAGGAAACGTATCTGGTGTGGATGGAAGCGGCTGGTAACTCCGTGAAAAAACTGGGCCAGCTCGCCCCCCGTGGGAAAGCCCTGAAAGGAGAACTGACCGCAACCGTGGTCGATAAGCCGAACGAAGTTTTTGTGACGGCTGAAGATAACCCGGAGATCGAGTATCCCGCCGGTGATGTGATCCTGACAACCCGGAAATAAGAGCGGGATAGGGGACCGTTCTCTATCTATTTGTAACTAACGCCAAATCCCTCTGTTGCGTGTAGACGGGCAACCTGCCCGATACACGACAATGGAAAATAAACCAAACACACCCGTATTGATTTTCGATATGGACGGGACATTAATTGACAGTAACCCGGCCCACAAGCTAGCTTATACGGAATTTCTCAAACGACATGGTATCGAACTGACCGATGCCGATTTTATCGACTATATATCGGGGCGAATGAACCCCGATGTTATCAAGCACTTTTTCGGCGACGACACGGACGCTGAACGCATTCAGGAACTGACGAAGGAAAAGGAAACTCTTTTTCAGGATATATACGGGCCGCAGATCAAGGCTATCGACGGGTTGATGCCATTTCTGAACAGCGTTCGTGAAGCTGGATTTTTGATGGTTCTGGCCACTTCAGCGCCCATGATGAACGTCCGGTTCGTGTTCGACCATCTGCCCATCGAGCAATTTTTTGTCACAATCATTTCAGAGCAGGACGTTGAGGTTGGTAAACCCGACCCAACCGTATTCCGCCGGGCGGCCGAACGCGTGATGGCCCAACCGGCAGACTGCCTCGTTTTTGAAGACTCCCAGGCCGGTGTGCAGGCCGCTCATGAGGCAGGAATGAAAGTAATTGTGCTAACAACCACCCACACGGCCGATGAGTTGGGCGACGCCGAACTGGCCATCGGCGATTTCACACAGGTGTCGGTTGCCCATCTGCGCCAAATCATGCAGCCAGCTGCATAACTGGTGAAAATTTTCTGTATCCGGTTGGTTTTGCGCCAATCGGCACATTCTCCTATCCGACAGTGTCATCTGTTCT is a window of Spirosoma linguale DSM 74 DNA encoding:
- a CDS encoding C4-dicarboxylate transporter/malic acid transport protein (PFAM: C4-dicarboxylate transporter/malic acid transport protein~KEGG: dat:HRM2_00620 predicted C4-dicarboxylate transporter/malic acid transport protein) is translated as MRSSRLQQLTQSLPPVYFSFIMATGIVSIGAHLAGLETISIPLFWLNKVVYVCLLILLAGRLLFFFPALLAELTSHDKGPVFFTIVAGSAVLGVQYKLLEQNNDRALLLLVFAVAVWLLVVYTFFVGTIVASEKPTLEKGLNGTWLLLVVSIQSLAVLGTLLTPHLPYSATIGLFSTVCAFLVGFLFYLIFVTLILYRLLFMPEKAENFTPPYWIDMGAVAITTLAGATLTETIQTTVGTGLADVLPFIKGISILAWSTATWWIPLIILLEIWRHGVKNVPLTYSPPYWSLVFPLGMYMVCTWRLSEALRMPFLRPISHACLYVALIAWGLTFLGLGAQIARSFSQQQQPD
- a CDS encoding molybdopterin oxidoreductase (PFAM: molybdopterin oxidoreductase; molybdopterin oxidoreductase Fe4S4 region; molydopterin dinucleotide- binding region~KEGG: met:M446_6438 molybdopterin oxidoreductase), which encodes MEQTRDSITDIWGERTPHFGDWPVRVDRRTTAEPDHWVQSACVLCSNGCGLEIGVKDGCIVGVRGLDRDPVNHGRLGPKGLHGWEANHSPDRLTKPLIRRNGVLEEASWDEAMNLIVERSQAIIQKHTSLAMGFYTSGQLFLEEYYTLAVLGKAGLSTPHMDGNTRLCTATAAAALKQSFGSDGQPGSYIDLDTTDTILHVGHNIASQHTVLWMRILDRLAGPNPPKLIVIDPRRTFTAEKAHIHLAPRVGTNVPVLNGLLHLLIEAGQIDQTYIDAHTVGFDELKKTVASWTPDRVEALTGVPADQLREAAQLLGSTKTLVSSALQGVYQSMQATAAAVQVNNIHLIRGLIGRPGCGIYQMNGQPTAQNTRETGADGDMPGFRNSGNPEHMDQLARLWNVDVRNIPHWSPPTHAMQIWRYAEQGSIKFMWISATNPAVSMPELARIRRILQKEDLFIVVQDAFMTETARYADVVLPAALWGEKTGCMTNVDRTVHLTQKAIEPPGEAKSDLEIFVDYSRRMDFRDKDGAPLIKWNTAEGAFAAWKECTRGRPCDYTGMSYEKLRRGGIQWPCNDEHPDGTSHLYTDGVFHTSADDCEAYGFDMTTGGAVTPEEYKANDPKGKAFIRAIDYEPPHEEPDQDYPLWLTTGRLVYHFHTRTKTSRSRALHEAAPDSFIQIAREDADRYGIAEGDLIEVESRRGRVIEPARIGDIEPGLVFIPFHYGYWDDPKRSRAANELTLTEWDPVSKQPHFKYAAVRIRKASAADERELVADQAGLFPETGTNTLNK
- a CDS encoding HAD-superfamily hydrolase, subfamily IA, variant 3 (TIGRFAM: HAD-superfamily hydrolase, subfamily IA, variant 3~PFAM: Haloacid dehalogenase domain protein hydrolase~KEGG: mxa:MXAN_2697 HAD family hydrolase), which produces MENKPNTPVLIFDMDGTLIDSNPAHKLAYTEFLKRHGIELTDADFIDYISGRMNPDVIKHFFGDDTDAERIQELTKEKETLFQDIYGPQIKAIDGLMPFLNSVREAGFLMVLATSAPMMNVRFVFDHLPIEQFFVTIISEQDVEVGKPDPTVFRRAAERVMAQPADCLVFEDSQAGVQAAHEAGMKVIVLTTTHTADELGDAELAIGDFTQVSVAHLRQIMQPAA
- a CDS encoding conserved hypothetical protein (KEGG: geo:Geob_0343 hypothetical protein); translated protein: MKTINSVAITLFAFAVLVGCTPKMNFVNSTIAPAATGTINVKKDKNNNYKVTVSVLNLAESKKLSPAKETYLVWMEAAGNSVKKLGQLAPRGKALKGELTATVVDKPNEVFVTAEDNPEIEYPAGDVILTTRK
- a CDS encoding Microcystin LR degradation protein MlrC-like protein (PFAM: Microcystin LR degradation protein MlrC-like; MlrC domain protein~KEGG: hypothetical protein), yielding MKHIVLGLTAWLFTLSCGLSQSATQPASTTLPRIAIAGLGIESSTFSPAITTEEAFHARYGPEVFNAYPFMMPVSPLRKQAMWLPTIVGKSLPGGAVTREAYESLVNKTLDSLKKYGPYDGLYFDIHGAMSVVGLDDPEGDFLARIRKVIGYKTLVSTSMDLHGNVSWRLAQNSDLITCYRMAPHEDAMQTKERAVVNLLDRIKSGKGKPAYKAWIPVPILLPGEKTSTRIEPGKSLYKQVEPLADHREGIVDAAIWIGYAWADEPRNHAVVMVTGDDKAKVTETAEKLALDFWNVRNQFDFVAPTGTLEKSLSDAFASKKHPFFISDTGDNPTAGGAGDVTWTLTQLLARPEFKKADGPSLIYASIPDPELVKKAMTAGVGGQVDGVAGARVDSRFAPPVRLKGTVESIVKGDKDAEVEVVVKVGSVHVIVTQKRKPYHKEIDFTRLGLKPRDADIVVVKIGYLEPELYAMQQGWIMALTPGGVNQDLARLPFKRIKRPIFPFDKDMATPNLSAQMVPLSGEK
- a CDS encoding molybdopterin oxidoreductase (KEGG: met:M446_6438 molybdopterin oxidoreductase), encoding MHVGNYIGLVQSSEQQLAKAFAQVADHHGDEPDIYQVCQTLSGWSQRHVTDLQPLVDRYAATKNDEPDRLSQTLFEEPRSGGLALLRDLHDLYLLASEVELCWVVLLQAARGLRDQELESRCQEFDKTTKRQITWLMTRIKQAAPQTLIVAD
- a CDS encoding hypothetical protein (KEGG: rsq:Rsph17025_2330 hypothetical protein), which produces MSTRNYPTGYKVPLHNVLLISCMDLRLLDNIIHFMEYENLINRYDQYIMAGASIGALTASATEEDELKNIEAYKGWETGLLQHVDLAIQLHNIKDIYILEHRNCGAYKAFLKDNLGDYEEHGYDKEYNDHKKYAQRLSDRLVEYLKKHTTKPHKDLDEPDLKHDLAINVHGFLMDIRGDVRLLCTTAPFTESVE
- a CDS encoding transposase IS3/IS911 family protein (PFAM: transposase IS3/IS911 family protein~KEGG: glo:Glov_1433 transposase IS3/IS911 family protein), which translates into the protein MKKTKFTEAQIVFALKQSETGVAVAEVCRKMGISEATFYNWKKKYGGLGVAELHRLRQLEEENRQLKQLVADLSLDKQMLQDVLKKKL